A section of the Streptomyces sp. Je 1-369 genome encodes:
- a CDS encoding Hsp70 family protein: MFAPRLVAAIDIGTHGIGAAWCVISESNAEPSSRKIHFCDQWESQPAPTAKNLSALLLDTNGKLIAWGYDARRLWLTQGAALRNQGARYHHGFKMDLGVRPAPQTTDDSSVDSDSSSAEPAGKEREVLKRGTPTDRLTPDLLTMLLREVVSVTLRQIAASGYDEDDVRWCLTSPACWSDYQKSVLRGIAMDAGLPREDGRVLLSLEPEAAAHYARVSGVRVVGDHNGPSSDLLAPGARFMVVDCGGGTVDITAYENDTDGKMIEIGRSIGDRFGSDFLNRAFEKEHLRDCLGDQDILDEIQENCPDALLNLVDQWERGKLHVALDQDENLNLLIPTAIDRRLGAAVRKRLARRQNKINDAIVLTPAQIHALFDTVIPGTLDLIESQLKEMDASRGENSSPDVILLVGGFSNSPYLQQAVKERFGERTQVMVPPNPDIAVLFGATHFCYDPQTRARRSRFTYGTEVNDDFEEGIDPEAKRYVTSRGQATCEDRFSIFTRAGASVPTDAEVMREYVPLEEDHTEVDFTIYATSHPDPRYVTDPGCDALATVTVDLKPVMRFELEERALRLFMRFGETEIKARAELVQGGGEIATSVRFHSNY, encoded by the coding sequence GTGTTTGCTCCTCGCCTCGTAGCGGCCATCGACATCGGCACCCACGGCATCGGCGCCGCCTGGTGCGTCATCTCGGAATCCAATGCCGAGCCTTCCAGCCGGAAGATCCATTTTTGTGACCAGTGGGAGTCGCAGCCCGCACCCACAGCGAAGAACCTGTCGGCACTCCTGCTCGACACCAACGGAAAGCTGATCGCCTGGGGGTACGACGCCCGACGGCTCTGGCTCACCCAGGGTGCCGCGCTCCGCAACCAAGGGGCGCGCTACCACCACGGCTTCAAGATGGACCTCGGGGTGCGCCCTGCCCCACAGACCACCGACGACAGCAGCGTTGACTCGGACTCTTCGTCAGCCGAGCCCGCCGGCAAGGAGCGGGAAGTACTGAAACGCGGCACTCCCACCGACCGGTTGACACCTGATCTGCTGACGATGCTGCTGCGGGAGGTCGTCTCCGTCACCCTGCGGCAGATCGCTGCCAGCGGATATGACGAGGACGACGTCCGCTGGTGCCTTACTTCGCCCGCCTGCTGGAGCGATTACCAAAAGTCCGTGCTGCGCGGCATCGCAATGGACGCCGGACTGCCCCGTGAAGACGGGAGGGTGCTGCTATCTCTCGAGCCGGAGGCGGCGGCCCACTACGCGCGCGTATCCGGGGTGCGGGTCGTGGGTGACCACAATGGCCCCAGCAGCGATCTCCTGGCTCCTGGCGCCCGGTTCATGGTGGTGGACTGCGGGGGCGGCACCGTGGACATCACGGCCTACGAGAACGACACCGACGGAAAGATGATCGAGATCGGCCGATCCATCGGCGACCGCTTCGGGTCGGACTTCCTCAACCGTGCCTTTGAGAAGGAGCACCTCCGGGACTGTCTCGGCGACCAGGACATCCTGGACGAGATCCAGGAAAACTGTCCCGACGCCCTGCTCAATCTTGTTGACCAGTGGGAGCGCGGCAAGCTGCACGTCGCCCTCGATCAGGATGAGAACCTCAACCTGCTGATCCCCACGGCTATCGACCGTCGGCTGGGCGCCGCCGTCCGCAAGCGCCTAGCCCGGCGCCAGAACAAGATCAACGATGCCATCGTCCTCACCCCCGCCCAGATCCACGCGTTGTTCGACACCGTCATCCCCGGCACCCTCGACCTCATCGAGTCCCAGCTCAAGGAAATGGATGCCTCCCGCGGAGAGAACAGCAGCCCCGACGTCATCCTCCTGGTCGGTGGCTTCAGCAACTCCCCATACCTCCAGCAGGCGGTCAAGGAGCGCTTTGGTGAGCGCACCCAGGTGATGGTGCCCCCCAACCCCGACATCGCTGTCCTGTTCGGTGCCACGCACTTCTGCTACGACCCCCAGACCCGTGCGCGGCGCAGCCGCTTTACTTACGGCACCGAGGTGAACGATGACTTCGAGGAAGGCATCGACCCCGAGGCCAAGCGCTACGTGACGTCCCGGGGTCAGGCCACCTGCGAAGACCGCTTCTCCATCTTCACCCGCGCCGGCGCGTCCGTACCCACCGACGCCGAGGTGATGCGTGAGTACGTGCCGCTCGAGGAGGACCACACAGAGGTCGACTTCACGATCTACGCCACGAGCCATCCCGACCCCCGCTATGTCACCGATCCGGGGTGCGACGCACTGGCTACGGTCACCGTGGACTTGAAGCCCGTCATGCGCTTCGAGCTCGAGGAGCGCGCGCTGCGTCTCTTCATGCGGTTCGGTGAGACCGAGATCAAGGCACGGGCCGAACTCGTCCAGGGCGGTGGTGAGATCGCCACCAGCGTCCGCTTCCACTCCAACTACTGA
- a CDS encoding three-Cys-motif partner protein TcmP, producing MAVPKETVWDRDPHTAAKHDLLEQYLEAWAPILLSRHDVITYAEGFAGSGIYKQGEPGSPVIAYDVFADALLRSPKRMRLVLMEEDPRRVAELERQMTLARAKHSVDVTGRLTVDVRHGEFHPALLQRLRSLGSLDHPLFVLLDSFGGPDIPYSLLQELGSCRSTEVMVTFAPNFLARFAEKHDGHRQLGDDAFGSPHWQAVFQQPSTQKFAFLREQYRDTLRRAGFLHTLYFEMVDEGNRKLYLIFGTAHEKGLAKMKTAMWKVDPSYGVRYRDPRDVQQQELALEFEPNTAPLQRILRTFVADSPDGRTVEELQKYTLLETVYRPEQVIRLIRQMRDEGVVKTEPHAVNAKTRVTISTPPPKSNPAGEQVSLW from the coding sequence ATGGCCGTGCCAAAGGAGACGGTGTGGGATCGCGATCCGCACACTGCAGCCAAGCACGACTTACTGGAGCAGTATCTGGAAGCGTGGGCACCGATCCTGCTGTCGCGTCATGACGTGATCACCTACGCAGAGGGCTTCGCGGGATCCGGCATTTATAAACAGGGCGAGCCCGGATCCCCTGTGATCGCCTACGACGTATTTGCCGATGCCCTGCTCAGGTCTCCCAAACGGATGAGGCTGGTCCTCATGGAGGAAGACCCGCGGCGAGTGGCAGAGCTGGAGCGCCAGATGACGCTCGCTCGCGCGAAGCATTCGGTCGACGTGACCGGGCGGCTGACCGTCGACGTACGCCATGGAGAGTTCCATCCGGCCCTGCTGCAGAGGCTGCGGAGCCTCGGTTCGTTAGACCACCCGCTGTTCGTCTTGCTGGACAGCTTCGGAGGCCCGGACATTCCGTACTCGTTGCTGCAGGAGCTTGGCAGCTGTCGCAGCACAGAGGTCATGGTCACCTTCGCCCCCAACTTCCTCGCCCGCTTCGCCGAGAAGCACGATGGCCACCGTCAACTAGGCGATGACGCCTTCGGCAGCCCGCACTGGCAGGCCGTCTTCCAGCAACCCTCAACGCAGAAGTTCGCGTTTCTCCGCGAGCAGTACCGGGACACGCTGCGCAGGGCCGGCTTCCTCCATACGCTGTACTTCGAAATGGTCGATGAGGGGAACAGGAAGCTTTACCTGATCTTCGGTACCGCCCACGAGAAGGGGCTGGCGAAGATGAAGACGGCCATGTGGAAGGTCGACCCTTCCTATGGGGTCCGCTACCGCGACCCGAGGGACGTGCAGCAACAAGAACTGGCCCTCGAATTCGAGCCCAACACCGCGCCCCTCCAGCGGATCCTGCGCACGTTCGTCGCCGATTCACCCGACGGGCGGACTGTAGAGGAGCTCCAGAAGTACACGCTTCTGGAGACCGTCTACCGCCCCGAACAGGTCATCCGGCTGATACGTCAGATGCGCGATGAAGGTGTCGTGAAAACAGAGCCCCACGCTGTCAACGCGAAGACCCGGGTGACCATCTCGACGCCTCCGCCCAAGTCCAACCCGGCAGGGGAGCAAGTTTCACTCTGGTAG